A genomic window from Ideonella sp. WA131b includes:
- a CDS encoding tripartite tricarboxylate transporter substrate binding protein: MHSALRRALLATVLSTFWATSAQADTYPSKPITLVVTQGPGSGSDVMARLLAGYLGPLLGQTVVVENRAGASGIIGHQSVARAPADGYTLLFTSTAGLFVVPVMNPNAQYGLADFVPVAPVMRAPFAVLVANTPTAPKTMAELMAAIRSKPQSYASAGVSTLTHLGTELVLRRAGLQATHIPYKGSGAALTDLMGGQVLFATDSLTAAMTHIKSGRLRALATTDLAREGSLPDVPTLAEAGLSGVQVAAIGGLFAPKGTPKDVVDKVSAAAAKVLVNPEVAQRFAAVETDPLRVTVPAFNDLLRREAEVWSPLVRQLGLKTE, from the coding sequence ATGCATTCTGCGCTCCGCCGCGCCCTGCTTGCGACGGTCCTGTCCACCTTCTGGGCCACGTCGGCCCAGGCCGACACCTACCCCAGCAAACCCATCACCCTGGTGGTGACCCAGGGCCCGGGCTCGGGCAGCGACGTCATGGCGCGCCTGCTGGCCGGCTACCTTGGCCCGCTGCTGGGGCAGACGGTGGTGGTGGAGAACCGCGCCGGCGCCTCCGGCATCATCGGCCACCAGTCGGTGGCACGCGCCCCGGCGGACGGCTACACGCTGCTGTTCACGTCCACCGCCGGGCTGTTCGTGGTGCCGGTGATGAACCCGAACGCCCAGTACGGCCTGGCCGACTTCGTGCCCGTGGCACCCGTGATGCGCGCGCCCTTTGCGGTGCTGGTGGCCAACACGCCCACGGCGCCCAAGACCATGGCCGAACTGATGGCCGCGATCCGCAGCAAGCCGCAAAGCTATGCCTCGGCCGGCGTGAGCACCTTGACCCATCTGGGCACCGAGCTGGTGCTGCGCCGGGCCGGCTTGCAGGCGACTCACATACCCTACAAGGGCAGCGGCGCCGCGCTCACCGACCTGATGGGCGGCCAGGTGCTGTTCGCGACCGACTCCCTGACCGCCGCGATGACGCACATCAAGAGCGGCAGGCTGCGCGCCCTGGCCACCACCGACCTGGCGCGCGAGGGCTCGCTGCCCGATGTGCCGACGCTGGCTGAAGCGGGCTTGTCCGGCGTGCAGGTGGCCGCCATCGGTGGGCTGTTCGCACCCAAGGGCACACCCAAGGATGTGGTCGACAAGGTGTCCGCCGCCGCGGCCAAGGTGCTGGTCAACCCGGAAGTGGCGCAGCGCTTCGCCGCCGTCGAGACCGACCCGCTGAGGGTGACGGTCCCCGCCTTCAACGACCTGCTGCGCAGGGAAGCCGAGGTCTGGAGCCCGCTCGTGCGCCAACTGGGCCTGAAGACGGAATGA
- a CDS encoding CoA ester lyase: MQLKSIRSLLFLPATADHLLAKATERGADALVVDLEDAIPPDRKAEARPMARAAVAQLAARGARVVLRVNSEPALWQQDLQGMPLQSLAAVMLPKVETVAQLEAFAQALAAHAAAGGEQGHAPPPIAALLETPRGVLAAAQVAAHPALCALGFGAEDYAGALGVPPEPAALTWPAQQVLTCAHAHGLACWGLAGSIAVVDDVAGFEHTVRAGRAMGFTGSVCIHPRQVPIVNRGFSPSEAERTWAARVVAADEAARAAGLGAVLLDGRMIDRPIVERARRWLAFNE; encoded by the coding sequence GTGCAGCTGAAGTCCATCCGCTCGCTGCTGTTTCTGCCGGCCACCGCCGACCACCTGCTGGCCAAGGCCACCGAGCGGGGCGCCGATGCGCTGGTGGTGGACCTGGAAGACGCCATCCCCCCCGACCGCAAGGCCGAAGCCCGCCCGATGGCGCGCGCGGCGGTGGCGCAACTGGCGGCACGCGGCGCCCGGGTGGTGCTGCGCGTGAACAGCGAACCGGCCTTGTGGCAGCAAGACCTCCAGGGCATGCCGCTGCAGAGCCTGGCCGCCGTGATGTTGCCCAAGGTGGAGACCGTCGCGCAGCTGGAAGCCTTTGCGCAAGCACTGGCCGCCCACGCAGCCGCGGGCGGCGAGCAGGGCCACGCGCCACCGCCGATCGCGGCTTTGCTGGAAACGCCGCGTGGGGTGCTGGCGGCCGCTCAAGTCGCGGCCCACCCGGCGCTGTGCGCACTGGGCTTCGGCGCCGAGGACTACGCCGGTGCCCTGGGCGTGCCACCCGAGCCGGCTGCGCTGACCTGGCCTGCACAACAGGTGCTGACCTGCGCACACGCCCACGGCCTGGCCTGCTGGGGCCTGGCCGGCAGCATTGCGGTGGTGGATGACGTGGCGGGCTTCGAGCACACCGTGCGCGCCGGCCGCGCGATGGGCTTCACCGGTTCGGTCTGCATCCACCCGCGGCAGGTGCCCATCGTCAACCGCGGCTTCTCGCCCTCGGAGGCCGAGCGCACCTGGGCCGCGCGCGTCGTGGCCGCCGATGAAGCGGCACGCGCGGCGGGCCTGGGCGCGGTGCTGCTGGACGGCCGGATGATCGACCGGCCCATCGTTGAGCGTGCGCGCCGCTGGTTGGCATTCAACGAATGA
- a CDS encoding LysR family transcriptional regulator → MPEDNLEGFDWSLAKSFLAVLDAGSLMGAARRLQAQQPTLSRHIAELEAQLGVPLFERTGRGVTPTAAALAIADAARQMQDGAGALARSLAKSRDATTGTVRVTTSQVAAIWMLPPLLAQLQQAEPGIDIELVASNQLTNLLRREADIAVRMVRPQQGSLVARKLADIPIVAAAHESYLARAGTPRRPEDLLGHRLIGYDRDETIVRGFAGMGLALARERFALRTDDQVAYGRLVAAGAGIGFVARYNIDHWPGVLQVLPQLPIPPLPCWLAVHREIRGNRLVRRVYDFLAEAIPAAVAGPTGG, encoded by the coding sequence ATGCCTGAAGACAACCTCGAAGGTTTCGACTGGTCGCTGGCCAAGAGCTTCCTGGCGGTGCTCGACGCCGGCAGCCTGATGGGTGCCGCACGCCGCCTGCAGGCGCAGCAGCCCACGCTGTCGCGGCACATCGCCGAACTCGAGGCGCAGCTCGGCGTGCCGCTGTTCGAGCGTACCGGCCGTGGCGTCACGCCCACGGCCGCGGCCTTGGCCATCGCCGACGCCGCGCGGCAGATGCAGGACGGCGCGGGCGCGCTCGCCCGCAGCCTGGCCAAGAGCCGCGACGCGACCACGGGCACCGTGCGTGTCACCACCAGCCAGGTCGCCGCCATCTGGATGCTGCCGCCGCTGCTGGCGCAGCTGCAGCAGGCCGAGCCGGGCATCGACATCGAGTTGGTGGCATCGAACCAACTCACCAACCTGCTGCGCCGCGAAGCCGACATCGCCGTGCGCATGGTGCGACCGCAGCAGGGCTCGCTGGTCGCGCGCAAGCTGGCGGACATCCCGATCGTTGCCGCCGCGCACGAGAGCTACCTGGCGCGCGCCGGCACGCCGCGCCGGCCCGAAGACCTTCTTGGCCACCGCCTGATCGGCTACGACCGCGATGAGACCATCGTGCGCGGCTTCGCGGGCATGGGCCTGGCGCTGGCGCGCGAGCGCTTTGCGTTGCGCACCGACGACCAGGTGGCCTACGGCCGGCTCGTCGCCGCCGGTGCAGGTATCGGCTTCGTGGCGCGCTACAACATCGACCACTGGCCCGGCGTGCTGCAGGTGCTGCCGCAACTGCCGATCCCGCCACTGCCCTGCTGGCTGGCGGTGCACCGAGAGATTCGCGGCAACCGGCTGGTGCGGCGGGTGTACGACTTTCTCGCCGAGGCCATCCCTGCGGCGGTGGCTGGCCCGACAGGCGGCTGA
- a CDS encoding GNAT family N-acetyltransferase, whose product MISREVLRPATPADAPRVADILILSRAAHLPFAPMAQTPESVRAWVAQVLVPGGGVCLAELDGQPRAMGAQAMDNGLGWVEQLYVEPGYTGQGLGTSLLRRMLSDLQAAGAHAVRLWCFQANTGARRFYEGEGFVAVGYTDGLGNEERCPDVLYERSSAA is encoded by the coding sequence ATGATCTCGCGGGAGGTTCTCCGACCGGCCACGCCAGCCGATGCGCCACGTGTGGCCGATATCCTGATCCTCTCGCGCGCTGCGCACTTGCCCTTCGCGCCCATGGCGCAGACCCCCGAAAGTGTTCGCGCCTGGGTGGCCCAGGTGCTGGTGCCGGGTGGCGGTGTCTGCCTGGCCGAACTGGACGGACAGCCGCGCGCCATGGGGGCGCAGGCCATGGACAACGGCTTGGGCTGGGTCGAGCAGTTGTACGTCGAGCCCGGTTACACAGGCCAGGGCCTCGGCACAAGCTTGCTGCGCCGCATGCTGTCAGACCTGCAGGCCGCCGGCGCGCACGCCGTTCGCCTGTGGTGCTTCCAGGCCAACACCGGGGCGCGCCGCTTCTACGAAGGCGAAGGATTCGTCGCGGTGGGTTACACCGACGGCCTTGGCAACGAAGAACGCTGCCCCGATGTTCTTTACGAAAGATCAAGCGCAGCCTGA
- a CDS encoding nuclear transport factor 2 family protein, with product MSDCMHGHDMGLVDRYVAEDYIQHTPGIGQGRDGLRHYLEQVAWKRPGRLTWRPIHLFACGDFVILHKLLPATVIADFMRFNAQGLMAEHWDVVQPLPEPDYDPMRLSSENLSRFSALFKIT from the coding sequence ATGTCCGACTGCATGCATGGCCACGACATGGGCCTTGTCGACCGCTATGTGGCCGAGGACTACATCCAGCACACACCAGGCATCGGGCAAGGGCGCGATGGCTTGCGCCACTACCTGGAACAGGTGGCCTGGAAGCGCCCGGGCCGGCTGACATGGCGGCCTATCCATCTGTTCGCGTGCGGCGACTTTGTCATCCTGCACAAGCTCTTGCCGGCCACCGTGATCGCCGACTTCATGCGCTTCAACGCCCAGGGTCTGATGGCAGAGCATTGGGACGTGGTACAGCCCCTGCCGGAGCCTGACTACGATCCCATGCGGCTGTCTAGCGAGAACCTGTCCCGGTTCTCGGCGTTGTTCAAGATCACCTGA
- a CDS encoding DUF4386 domain-containing protein, producing MTNPVHAAERRPLETSASTKGATRGLGALLIADALLSFAPVVILGAAIGWPASLDKPAAEQLAAIHANAGMVTLGYGVYLLYSILVAPVMIGLAAKVFGGLQHPVAATVAAFGALSALARAIGILRWLTVMPALAAAHAAADPSTRGQIELVFTAVTTYGGGIGEVLGVALFMALSLGTLCVAALRSGGMPRWLAGLGLASTALLAGLLLPVFGAADIVPVAAAVSLLSVWMLAAGVWALRRG from the coding sequence ATGACCAACCCCGTCCACGCGGCCGAGCGCCGCCCTCTCGAAACCTCCGCCAGCACCAAGGGCGCCACGCGCGGCCTGGGCGCCCTGCTCATCGCCGATGCGCTGCTGTCGTTCGCCCCGGTGGTGATCCTGGGCGCAGCCATCGGCTGGCCGGCCTCGTTGGACAAGCCCGCCGCCGAGCAGCTCGCGGCGATCCACGCCAACGCTGGCATGGTGACGCTGGGCTATGGCGTGTACCTGCTGTATTCGATCCTGGTGGCGCCGGTGATGATCGGCCTGGCCGCCAAGGTGTTCGGCGGCCTGCAGCACCCTGTGGCGGCCACCGTGGCGGCGTTCGGCGCGCTCTCCGCCCTGGCGCGCGCCATCGGCATCCTGCGCTGGCTGACGGTGATGCCCGCGCTGGCCGCGGCCCACGCGGCCGCCGACCCGAGCACGCGCGGCCAGATCGAGCTCGTCTTCACCGCGGTGACGACCTACGGCGGCGGCATCGGCGAGGTGCTGGGCGTGGCCTTGTTCATGGCGCTGTCCCTGGGCACGCTGTGTGTGGCTGCGCTGCGCAGCGGCGGCATGCCGCGCTGGCTGGCGGGCCTGGGCCTGGCGAGCACGGCCTTGCTCGCCGGCCTGCTGCTGCCTGTGTTCGGCGCAGCGGACATCGTTCCCGTGGCCGCCGCGGTGAGCCTGCTGTCGGTCTGGATGCTGGCCGCCGGGGTCTGGGCGCTGCGTCGGGGTTGA
- a CDS encoding CoA transferase, translated as MKAAQELPAAQLQPGACGPLQGVRVVDLSRLVAGNMLTLQLGDFGADVIKVEAAGSGDTLREWRESHADFPAGFDGWWRTYARNKRSLALDLRNAEAMAWLRRLIDTAQVLVESFRPGTLEAMGLAPDALGVSNPRLVVVRLSGWGQTGPYRELPGFGSLIEGFSGYAHKHRGADGTPQLPNLAMADMITGLTGAFATLAALREVEVRGGRGQVLDLSLLEPMLAIMGPDVSAFAATGVDAEPGRKIASPRGSYRCKDGLWVSMSGSTDTMARRVFEAIGRPALMDEPRFNTNAARLAHDQELDAMVAGFIAGLDQGECLALFRRHGVTVGPIYAPPQLLADAHVVERGVYVRLDSGDGTEPTVMHQVTPRLQGTPGSIRRAAPARGQHTHELLAELGATSAEREALQRQGAIECS; from the coding sequence ATGAAGGCGGCACAAGAGCTGCCGGCAGCGCAGCTGCAGCCGGGCGCATGTGGCCCGCTGCAGGGTGTGCGGGTGGTCGACCTGTCGCGCCTGGTGGCCGGCAACATGCTGACGCTGCAACTGGGGGACTTCGGCGCCGATGTCATCAAGGTCGAGGCGGCCGGTTCCGGCGACACGCTGCGCGAGTGGCGCGAGTCGCATGCCGACTTCCCCGCAGGCTTTGACGGCTGGTGGCGCACCTATGCCCGCAACAAGCGCAGCCTGGCGCTGGACCTGCGCAACGCCGAAGCCATGGCCTGGCTGCGCCGCCTGATCGACACCGCGCAGGTGCTGGTGGAGAGCTTCCGCCCCGGCACGCTGGAGGCCATGGGTCTGGCGCCCGATGCGCTGGGGGTGTCCAACCCACGCCTGGTGGTGGTGCGGCTCTCAGGTTGGGGCCAGACGGGCCCGTATCGCGAGCTGCCGGGCTTCGGCAGCCTGATCGAAGGCTTCAGCGGCTATGCCCACAAGCACCGCGGCGCCGATGGCACGCCCCAACTGCCCAACCTGGCGATGGCCGACATGATCACGGGCCTGACCGGCGCCTTCGCGACCTTGGCCGCGCTGCGCGAAGTGGAGGTGCGCGGCGGCCGCGGTCAGGTGCTCGACCTGTCGCTGCTGGAACCCATGCTCGCCATCATGGGCCCGGATGTCAGCGCCTTTGCGGCCACGGGGGTGGATGCCGAGCCCGGCCGCAAGATTGCATCGCCGCGCGGCAGCTACCGCTGCAAGGACGGCCTGTGGGTGTCGATGAGCGGCTCCACCGACACCATGGCGCGACGCGTGTTCGAGGCCATCGGCCGCCCGGCGCTGATGGATGAGCCCCGCTTCAACACCAACGCCGCCCGACTGGCCCACGACCAGGAGCTGGACGCGATGGTCGCCGGTTTCATTGCCGGGCTTGACCAGGGCGAGTGCCTGGCGCTGTTCCGCCGCCACGGCGTGACGGTGGGCCCGATCTATGCGCCCCCGCAATTGCTGGCCGATGCCCACGTGGTCGAGCGCGGCGTCTACGTGCGCCTGGACAGCGGCGACGGCACCGAGCCCACGGTGATGCACCAGGTGACGCCGCGCCTGCAAGGCACGCCCGGCAGCATCCGCCGCGCCGCGCCCGCACGCGGCCAGCACACCCACGAGCTGCTGGCCGAGCTGGGCGCCACGTCTGCCGAGCGCGAGGCGCTGCAGCGCCAAGGAGCGATCGAGTGCAGCTGA
- a CDS encoding NmrA family NAD(P)-binding protein, whose amino-acid sequence MNTSQRPSVLILGANGRLGLAAAQAFDAAGWQVLAQVRRNAAACMPAGVRLVQAQLNEPDALAAQAAGAQVVVYALNPVYTRWAQEAMPMAVAGMDLAQRLGARFMLPGNVYNFGTQMPALLCEDTPQRADTRKGRIRVAIEAEMARRCGAGTLRATVLRAGDFFGSGAGSWFDLVIAKSVAQGKLAYPGPLDVPHAWAYLPDLARAFVAAAQTHGLPAFATLHFAGYTLTGAQLLAGIERAAAGLGLAPPGGFRQGGMPWGVIRLGSLVVPMWRELAEMAYLWTVPHALAGSAPQTLLLPAATPIDLALRAALVALQPAPPTVPVGATAR is encoded by the coding sequence ATGAACACCTCGCAACGCCCTAGCGTCCTCATCCTCGGCGCCAACGGCCGCCTCGGCCTGGCCGCCGCGCAGGCTTTCGACGCCGCTGGCTGGCAGGTTCTGGCGCAGGTGCGACGCAACGCCGCGGCCTGCATGCCTGCTGGCGTGCGGCTGGTGCAAGCCCAGCTGAACGAGCCCGATGCGCTGGCCGCGCAGGCCGCTGGCGCGCAAGTGGTGGTCTACGCGCTGAACCCGGTCTACACCCGCTGGGCGCAGGAGGCGATGCCGATGGCCGTCGCCGGCATGGACTTGGCGCAGCGCCTGGGGGCGCGCTTCATGCTGCCGGGCAACGTCTACAACTTCGGCACGCAGATGCCGGCGCTGCTGTGCGAAGACACGCCGCAGCGTGCCGACACCCGCAAAGGCCGCATCCGCGTGGCCATCGAAGCCGAGATGGCGCGCCGCTGCGGCGCCGGCACGCTGCGCGCCACGGTGCTGCGCGCGGGCGACTTCTTCGGCTCCGGTGCGGGCAGCTGGTTCGACCTGGTCATTGCCAAGTCGGTGGCCCAGGGCAAGCTGGCCTACCCTGGCCCGCTCGACGTGCCGCATGCCTGGGCCTACCTTCCCGACCTCGCCCGAGCCTTCGTTGCCGCAGCACAGACGCACGGCCTGCCGGCTTTCGCCACCCTGCACTTCGCCGGTTACACGCTCACCGGCGCGCAGTTGCTCGCCGGCATCGAACGCGCCGCGGCCGGGCTCGGCCTGGCCCCGCCCGGCGGCTTCAGGCAGGGCGGCATGCCGTGGGGCGTGATCCGCCTGGGCAGCCTGGTGGTGCCGATGTGGCGCGAGCTGGCCGAGATGGCCTACCTGTGGACCGTGCCGCATGCCCTGGCCGGCAGCGCGCCGCAGACCCTGTTGTTGCCCGCAGCCACCCCGATCGACCTGGCGCTGCGCGCTGCACTTGTTGCACTGCAGCCCGCGCCGCCCACGGTGCCGGTCGGCGCCACCGCGCGCTGA
- a CDS encoding MarR family transcriptional regulator, whose translation MTKRKAAQVSATALRRHEPQELITFRVSVLSQLLARVVEGSVSQELDLSSRQWRVLVMLNRLGPTTSGQVATATRLDHSQVSRASHELVDKGLIAMDSDQADRRRQRLSVTASGVEVLRRGIVGSQARQARLRHCLSEDDYQVFGKVLALLSAEATAMLEESRAPS comes from the coding sequence ATGACAAAGAGAAAAGCCGCTCAAGTCAGCGCCACCGCGCTGCGCCGCCATGAACCGCAGGAATTGATCACCTTCCGGGTCTCGGTGCTGTCGCAGCTGCTCGCGCGCGTGGTGGAAGGCTCGGTCAGCCAGGAGCTGGATCTGTCCAGCCGCCAGTGGCGGGTGCTGGTGATGCTCAACCGCTTGGGGCCGACCACCTCGGGTCAGGTGGCCACAGCCACGCGGCTGGACCACAGCCAGGTCAGCCGGGCCAGCCACGAACTGGTGGACAAGGGCCTGATCGCGATGGACAGCGACCAGGCCGACCGTCGGCGCCAGAGGCTGTCGGTCACAGCCTCCGGCGTGGAAGTGCTGCGGCGGGGCATCGTGGGCTCACAGGCCCGCCAGGCGCGGCTGAGGCATTGCCTCAGTGAAGACGACTACCAGGTCTTCGGCAAGGTCCTGGCTCTGCTGTCTGCCGAGGCGACGGCCATGCTCGAAGAGTCGCGCGCTCCCTCGTGA
- a CDS encoding prolyl oligopeptidase family serine peptidase: MREGAEGPDRVLVDAEARGKRAGQPLAILDYAPSHDGRMLAYTLQVGGSEIGELHLMDVATGQDVAPPIDRIRFGSPVWLRDGSGFFFSRLREGYTTLPDTEKFGDRSTHFFSLASRQAQPVFSPLRNADLKLPLFASGTVSEIPGTGLAALSVSLGVDRNRVLYLGDLKAATEGRAQWRKVFDAADQVRDFAVAGGWIYAMSAQGAPRHRLLRMPVNAPDLSRAEVLLPASDEVLVGVAGARDAAYVVKRRGPVMQLMRLPHASPQPQPVPLPFEGSVGVLNADPAQDGLLFSVAGWTRATQRFAYTPGAAPRPLALVRPGAFDAPDNVQVREVMVTARDGTQVPVSIISRRDLVLDGSNPTVLFGYGSYGITENPGFNPRLLAWLERGGVYAYAHVRGGGAFGTEWHQAGQKANKPNTWRDGIDVAQWLVAQKFTSPSRLAIFGGSAGGIFVGMALNERPDLFAAAVPSVPVMDMVRTELDPNGLANIPEFGSVKDEAGFRALLAMAAYHHIKPGTRYPAVMLVHGVNDTRVSVWQSTKYANRLATASTGGPVLMRLDYQLGHGGGASRAQQQQQTVDIWSFMLWRMGVSEFQPR; the protein is encoded by the coding sequence ATGCGCGAAGGCGCGGAAGGCCCCGACCGTGTGCTGGTGGATGCCGAGGCACGCGGCAAACGCGCCGGCCAGCCGCTGGCCATCCTGGACTACGCCCCCTCGCACGACGGCCGCATGTTGGCCTACACCCTGCAGGTGGGCGGCAGCGAGATCGGCGAACTGCACCTGATGGACGTGGCGACGGGGCAAGACGTGGCGCCGCCGATCGACCGCATCCGCTTTGGCAGCCCGGTGTGGCTGCGTGACGGCAGCGGCTTTTTCTTCAGCCGCCTGCGCGAGGGCTACACCACGCTGCCCGACACCGAGAAGTTCGGCGACCGCAGCACGCACTTCTTCTCGCTGGCCTCGCGCCAGGCACAGCCGGTGTTCAGCCCGCTGCGCAATGCCGATCTCAAGCTGCCGCTGTTTGCCAGCGGCACGGTGTCAGAAATTCCCGGCACCGGGCTGGCGGCGCTGTCGGTGTCGCTGGGCGTGGACCGCAACCGGGTGCTTTACCTGGGCGATCTGAAGGCGGCTACCGAAGGTCGCGCGCAGTGGCGCAAGGTGTTCGACGCCGCCGACCAGGTGCGCGACTTCGCGGTGGCCGGCGGTTGGATCTACGCCATGTCGGCCCAAGGCGCGCCGCGCCACCGCCTGCTGCGCATGCCCGTGAATGCGCCCGACCTGTCGCGTGCCGAGGTGTTGCTGCCCGCCAGTGACGAGGTGCTGGTGGGCGTGGCCGGCGCACGCGATGCGGCTTACGTGGTCAAGCGCCGGGGCCCGGTCATGCAGCTGATGCGGCTGCCCCATGCCAGCCCGCAGCCGCAGCCGGTGCCGCTGCCCTTCGAGGGCTCGGTCGGCGTGCTGAACGCCGATCCGGCGCAGGACGGCCTGCTGTTCAGCGTGGCCGGCTGGACGCGCGCCACACAGCGCTTTGCCTACACGCCAGGCGCGGCCCCCAGGCCGCTGGCGCTGGTGCGGCCGGGCGCCTTCGACGCGCCCGACAACGTGCAGGTGCGCGAAGTGATGGTGACGGCGCGCGACGGCACCCAGGTGCCGGTGTCCATCATCAGCCGGCGCGATCTGGTGCTGGATGGCAGCAACCCGACCGTCCTGTTCGGCTACGGCTCCTACGGCATCACCGAGAACCCGGGCTTCAACCCACGCTTGCTGGCCTGGCTGGAACGCGGTGGCGTGTACGCCTACGCCCACGTGCGCGGCGGTGGCGCGTTTGGCACCGAATGGCACCAGGCGGGTCAGAAGGCCAACAAGCCCAACACCTGGCGCGACGGCATCGACGTGGCGCAGTGGCTGGTGGCGCAGAAGTTCACATCGCCCAGCCGCCTGGCCATCTTCGGTGGCAGTGCCGGCGGCATCTTCGTGGGCATGGCCCTCAACGAACGGCCCGACCTCTTCGCCGCAGCCGTGCCCAGCGTGCCGGTGATGGACATGGTGCGCACGGAACTCGACCCCAATGGGCTGGCCAACATTCCAGAGTTCGGCAGCGTGAAGGACGAGGCCGGGTTCCGCGCCCTGCTGGCCATGGCGGCCTACCACCACATCAAGCCGGGCACGCGCTACCCGGCCGTGATGCTGGTGCACGGTGTCAACGACACGCGCGTGTCGGTGTGGCAGAGCACCAAGTACGCCAACCGCCTGGCCACGGCCAGCACCGGCGGCCCCGTGCTGATGCGGCTGGACTACCAGCTGGGTCACGGTGGCGGGGCCAGCCGTGCGCAGCAGCAGCAACAGACCGTGGACATTTGGTCCTTCATGCTGTGGCGCATGGGCGTGTCGGAGTTCCAGCCCAGGTAG
- a CDS encoding IS1634 family transposase: MFIKLTRSGERTYAQLVESFRDEHGKPRQRTVATLGRIDERGGQVDSLLDGLLRAKGRPVATGGDLQVRFESALCLGDVWALDALWHELGFNALGAVFRRARFTTAVEQAIRVMAFNRLSDPESKLGVLRWLQTVSMPGIDVAKLSHQHLLRSMDALMDHQQAVDDCVAQLLRPLIDEDLSVVFYDLTTIRAEGHSQQDGDVRHFGMSKEGVIARQFMLGVVQTADGMPIYHEVFDGNTAEAPTLEPTLKKVLARYPHIRRLVVVADRGLLSLDNIEALTKLHVAGDRPLEFILAVPGRRYGEFVDLLAPMSARMAQATDEVVEEAQWQGHRLVVAHNPVRATEQTQERLARIHALEERAAQWASKLDAQDAGQVHRGRKLSDSGAKARLFHEVSDAHLARIIRVDLKSDLFAYEIDDAALARAQLMDGKLMLITNVRDMTANEVVRRYKSLADIERGFKVLKSEIEIAPVFHRLPERIRAHASICFMALILYRVMRQRLKLAGSELSPEAALADLRRIQRHTVTIDRSAPIHGVSTVQPRQAAALAALNVKKPTIDAQMPLL, encoded by the coding sequence ATGTTCATCAAGCTCACCCGGTCCGGCGAACGCACCTACGCGCAACTGGTCGAGTCGTTCCGCGATGAACACGGCAAGCCGCGCCAGCGCACGGTAGCCACTCTGGGCCGCATCGACGAGCGCGGCGGTCAGGTCGACTCGCTTCTGGATGGCCTGTTGCGAGCCAAGGGGCGCCCAGTTGCCACGGGCGGCGACCTCCAGGTGCGCTTCGAGTCGGCCCTGTGCCTGGGCGATGTCTGGGCCCTCGATGCGCTGTGGCATGAGCTGGGCTTCAATGCCCTGGGGGCGGTGTTCCGGCGCGCCCGCTTCACCACCGCCGTCGAGCAGGCGATCCGGGTGATGGCCTTCAACCGGCTTAGCGATCCGGAGTCCAAGCTGGGTGTGCTGCGCTGGCTGCAGACGGTGAGCATGCCGGGCATCGACGTGGCCAAGCTGAGCCACCAGCATCTGCTGCGCAGCATGGATGCGCTGATGGACCACCAGCAGGCCGTGGATGACTGCGTGGCGCAGCTGCTGCGGCCGCTCATCGACGAAGACCTCTCGGTGGTCTTCTACGACCTGACGACCATCCGCGCCGAGGGCCACAGCCAGCAAGACGGCGACGTGCGGCACTTCGGCATGTCCAAGGAAGGCGTCATCGCCCGCCAGTTCATGCTGGGCGTGGTGCAGACGGCCGACGGTATGCCGATCTACCACGAGGTCTTCGACGGCAATACGGCCGAGGCGCCGACGCTGGAGCCCACGCTCAAGAAGGTGCTGGCGCGCTACCCGCACATCCGCCGCCTGGTCGTGGTGGCCGACCGCGGGCTGCTCTCGCTGGACAACATCGAGGCGCTGACCAAGCTCCACGTGGCGGGGGATCGGCCACTGGAATTCATCCTGGCGGTGCCAGGGCGGCGCTATGGGGAGTTCGTCGATCTCTTGGCGCCGATGAGTGCACGCATGGCCCAGGCCACCGACGAAGTCGTCGAGGAGGCGCAGTGGCAGGGCCACCGACTGGTGGTCGCCCACAACCCCGTGCGTGCGACGGAGCAGACCCAGGAGCGGCTGGCGAGGATCCACGCATTGGAAGAGCGCGCAGCGCAATGGGCCAGCAAGCTCGATGCGCAGGACGCCGGCCAGGTACACCGCGGCCGCAAGCTCTCGGATTCCGGCGCCAAGGCGCGTTTGTTCCACGAGGTCAGCGACGCGCATCTGGCGCGCATCATCCGGGTCGATCTGAAGTCCGACCTGTTCGCCTACGAGATCGACGATGCCGCGCTGGCCCGGGCGCAGCTAATGGACGGCAAGCTGATGCTGATCACCAATGTCCGCGACATGACCGCGAACGAGGTGGTGCGCCGCTACAAGTCGCTGGCCGACATCGAACGCGGCTTCAAGGTGCTGAAGTCGGAGATCGAGATCGCGCCGGTCTTCCACCGGCTGCCCGAGCGCATCAGGGCCCATGCGAGCATCTGCTTCATGGCCTTGATCCTGTACCGCGTGATGCGCCAGCGCCTGAAGCTCGCCGGCAGCGAGTTGTCGCCGGAGGCAGCCTTGGCGGACTTGCGTCGCATCCAGCGGCACACGGTCACCATTGACCGCAGCGCCCCTATCCACGGCGTCTCCACCGTTCAACCACGCCAGGCCGCAGCCCTGGCCGCGCTCAACGTCAAGAAGCCGACCATCGACGCCCAGATGCCGCTGCTGTAG